Proteins encoded together in one Prunus dulcis chromosome 3, ALMONDv2, whole genome shotgun sequence window:
- the LOC117622641 gene encoding uncharacterized protein LOC117622641 → MIQLQWQLWHPLHLAPKKPIGNFSRPLICFLSPPTLLSCTNSKSSLSSKVSFKCFCHKTENTHEAPSQGFSALAADASWDHGSLWSTMAFYMFSLHIPLSFGGLSVVAHVLHEPILDPQIEAISLLGTQILELIAALVLLQSTAKPQYKFVDFFKANKVSKERSWLLASAVGFGFLFMLVFLTSFLADSVVGPKAINNPVLKEILVSSNISKAACILVYCIVTPVLEETVYRGFLLASISSAMKWQSAVLISSAIFSAAHLSGENSLQLFIIGCVLGCSYCWTGNLRSPILIHSLYNAMTLMITFLS, encoded by the exons ATGATACAGTTACAGTGGCAACTGTGGCATCCTCTACACCTTGCACCAAAAAAACCCATTGGAAATTTTAGCAGACCACTAATTTGCTTTCTATCTCCCCCCACTCTTCTCAGTTGCACCAATTCCAAATCCAGCTTAAGCTCCAAAGTTTCTTTCAAGTGCTTTTGTcacaaaactgaaaacacCCATGAAGCCCCTTCTCAG GGATTCTCGGCTTTGGCAGCAGATGCTTCATGGGACCATGGAAGTTTATGGAGCACAATGGCTTTCTATATGTTCAGTTTGCACATTCCTCTGAGTTTTGGAGGGTTGTCTGTGGTTGCTCATGTATTGCATGAACCTATTCTTGATCCACAGATAGAG GCAATATCATTGCTTGGAACTCAAATTTTAGAGCTCATTGCAGCTCTAGTTCTTCTGCAGAGCACTGCTAAGCCACAATATAAGTTTGTAGATTTCTTTAAAGCTAACAAAGTATCAAAAGAGAGGAGCTGGCTGTTGGCATCAGCTGTAGGATTTGGGTTTCTATTCATGTTGGTTTTCCTTACTTCCTTCCTTGCTGATAGTGTTGTTGGGCCCAAG GCTATAAACAACCCTGTACTCAAAGAAATCCTGGTAAGCAGCAACATCTCAAAAGCTGCTTGCATTCTTGTATATTGCATTGTCACTCCCGTGCTGGAAGAAACTGTTTACAGGGGATTTTTATTAGCGTCGATTTCGTCCGCTATGAAATGGCAGTCAGCAGTTTTGATAAGCTCAGCTATATTTAGTGCAGCTCACTTGTCTGGTGAGAATTCCTTACAGTTGTTCATCATTGGATGTGTTCTTGGATGCTCTTATTGTTGGACTGGAAACTTGAGATCTCCCATTTTAATACATTCCCTGTACAACGCCATGACTCTAATGATAACATTCTTatcttga